In Elusimicrobiota bacterium, one DNA window encodes the following:
- a CDS encoding TolC family protein — protein MLTMSALMLAGGGWARAEDAVVTLSQCHAWALQNSETRRVSREDILQSAARARAALGGLLPTVQWTWDRTWQDTKGLPVFNDPSGFSNSFALKRQDVSKFTVDQALFGGFREFSARAGFLKERDRDALRLDQQSLDIFQSVVASFYGVRASETLRDNVAEAMALAQKRTRELQSRYRLGKARESEIFSAESQVSALRAQWIHLGGQTRWARENLSYVTGRNVLADGLVDDEALTDRPAPLEEFTARLDRRPDIQAQQKDVEGRRLRVRYEKARYWPTLNFNGNYYTDRPAFYDAINWDAKLSLAAPIYQGGEVGARTAEAVSQLRQSEDELARLRRWAQTDVAQRHALWVAALDEVGAYREGFEAADKSFRRHEEEYRLGLVTNLDVLQAINDRLAMKKAWDDARLNARRAYWDLRAAVGSLP, from the coding sequence TTGTTGACGATGTCCGCGCTGATGTTGGCGGGGGGGGGCTGGGCACGCGCCGAGGACGCCGTCGTGACCTTGTCCCAATGCCACGCCTGGGCTCTTCAGAACAGCGAAACCCGCCGGGTTTCCCGGGAGGACATTCTCCAATCCGCGGCCCGGGCCCGGGCGGCCCTGGGCGGCCTCTTGCCCACGGTCCAATGGACTTGGGACCGAACGTGGCAGGACACCAAGGGCCTTCCGGTGTTCAACGATCCCTCCGGGTTCAGCAACAGCTTCGCGTTAAAGCGGCAGGACGTGTCGAAGTTTACCGTTGATCAAGCTCTCTTCGGCGGTTTTCGGGAATTTTCGGCCCGGGCCGGTTTCCTAAAAGAAAGAGACCGGGACGCTCTTCGCCTGGATCAGCAATCCCTGGACATTTTCCAGTCCGTGGTGGCGTCTTTTTACGGCGTGCGGGCGAGCGAAACCCTTCGGGACAACGTGGCCGAAGCCATGGCCCTGGCCCAAAAACGGACCCGGGAGCTCCAGAGCCGCTACCGGCTGGGCAAGGCCCGGGAAAGCGAGATTTTCAGCGCCGAATCCCAGGTGTCGGCCCTGCGGGCCCAGTGGATCCATCTGGGCGGTCAAACGCGCTGGGCGCGGGAGAATCTTTCGTACGTGACGGGCCGCAACGTCCTGGCCGACGGCCTGGTGGACGATGAGGCGCTCACCGATCGCCCCGCCCCGTTGGAGGAATTCACGGCGCGGTTGGACCGCCGGCCCGATATTCAAGCCCAACAAAAAGACGTGGAAGGACGTCGGCTCCGGGTTCGCTACGAGAAAGCCCGCTATTGGCCCACCCTGAATTTTAACGGCAACTATTACACCGATCGGCCGGCTTTTTACGACGCGATCAACTGGGACGCCAAATTGAGTTTGGCCGCGCCTATTTATCAAGGCGGTGAGGTGGGCGCCCGGACCGCCGAGGCGGTGTCCCAGCTTCGCCAGTCCGAAGACGAGTTGGCGCGCCTTCGCCGCTGGGCTCAAACGGACGTGGCCCAACGCCACGCGCTGTGGGTCGCGGCGTTGGACGAAGTGGGCGCCTACCGCGAAGGCTTCGAAGCCGCGGACAAAAGCTTTCGCCGCCACGAAGAGGAATACCGCCTCGGGTTGGTCACCAACCTCGACGTTCTGCAGGCGATCAACGACCGTCTGGCCATGAAAAAGGCCTGGGACGACGCCCGGTTGAACGCCCGCCGGGCCTATTGGGACCTTCGGGCCGCCGTGGGGAGCCTGCCGTGA
- a CDS encoding efflux RND transporter permease subunit — protein sequence MTLSDLSIKNPVFAWMLMIGMIVFGLFGFSRMGVSQMPDVDFPILSVSVTWEGAAPEVMETEITDTLEDALISIEGLKEISSSSRQGSTSLTLEFNLDKDIDVALQEVQAKVAEAQRSLPREMDPPVIRKSNPEDQPIMWLALMGNRDRRFLMEYTRDQLKDKFTTVPGVGEVTLGGYVDPNLRVWVNADKLRAYELTVDDVLHAIGAQHAEVPAGRIETGRQELNVRVMGEATTVADFSNLIIPARGGSPLHRVVRLKDVAEVEDGLADVRRISRAMGESAVGLGIKKQRGANAVAVARAVRERMAQAQKDLPPGLTLAMNFDTTRFIEESTHELLLTLGLSALLTSAVCWLFLGSWSSAMNVILAIPTSIVGSFLILYFMGFTLNTFTLLGLSLCIGIVVDDAIMVLENIVRYREKGLSRIKAAIVGAREITFAAMAATVAILAIFVPVVFMKGIIGKFFFQFGVTLSVAVVLSLLEALTLAPMRCSQFLEVGHSSRVGRAMDALMERLTRWYSTGLAWSLRWRWWVCGTATFIFAGSMFLVGGLKKEFVPSQDQSRFLVRLQTPLGSSIETTDAVFKKAEDIVSQRPELDRYFGAIGGFGGGDVNSAMMFLTLKDPAKRPITPPYKGPVTQADVMEYIRSQFKAIPGVQRVAVQDLSQQGFSAQRGFPVEFTIRGPDWDKLGELAGILEKRMEATGLMIDADTDYRVGMPEVRVVPDRDKSSGRGVTVESIANTINAMIGGVRAGKYTKGGKRYDIRLRLVADERRRPDDIQKIFVRNDRGEVIPLSQVVSINEKPTLLTINRRDRERAVGLFANVAAGKSQGEAINAVTALGREILPEGYRLVLSGSAKTFKESFSSLLFALVLGLFVAYMVLGAQFNSFIHPVTVLLALPFSVTGAFLALRLTGISLNVYSLIGLLLLMGLVKKNSILLVDFTNERRVRGLGVREALMDACPVRLRPILMTSVSTIVGAIPAALAFGPGAETTRPMAVVVIGGMLVSTILTLFVVPSAYSLLANLQSHAHDRDLKEALKELGELKEAVE from the coding sequence ATGACCCTGTCGGATTTGTCCATCAAGAACCCCGTTTTCGCCTGGATGCTGATGATCGGGATGATCGTCTTCGGCCTGTTCGGGTTCTCCCGCATGGGCGTCAGCCAAATGCCCGACGTGGATTTTCCCATCTTGTCGGTGAGCGTCACCTGGGAGGGGGCCGCCCCCGAGGTGATGGAAACGGAAATCACGGACACCCTGGAAGACGCCCTTATTTCCATCGAAGGCCTGAAGGAAATTTCCTCCAGTTCCCGCCAGGGGTCGACGTCGCTGACCCTGGAATTCAACCTCGACAAAGACATCGACGTGGCCCTGCAGGAAGTCCAGGCCAAGGTGGCCGAGGCCCAGCGCAGTCTTCCCCGGGAAATGGACCCGCCCGTGATCCGCAAATCGAACCCCGAGGACCAACCGATTATGTGGCTGGCGCTGATGGGGAACCGGGACCGGCGTTTCCTCATGGAATACACCCGGGACCAACTGAAGGACAAATTCACGACGGTGCCCGGCGTGGGCGAAGTCACGCTGGGGGGCTACGTCGATCCCAATTTGCGCGTGTGGGTGAACGCGGACAAACTGCGCGCCTACGAGTTGACGGTGGACGACGTGCTCCACGCCATCGGCGCCCAGCACGCCGAGGTCCCCGCCGGCCGCATTGAAACCGGACGGCAGGAGTTGAACGTGCGCGTCATGGGCGAAGCAACCACCGTGGCGGATTTTTCCAATTTAATTATTCCCGCCCGGGGCGGCTCGCCCTTGCACCGGGTGGTCCGATTAAAGGACGTGGCCGAGGTGGAGGACGGGCTGGCCGACGTTCGGCGGATTTCCCGCGCCATGGGCGAATCGGCCGTGGGATTGGGGATCAAAAAACAGCGGGGAGCCAACGCGGTGGCGGTGGCCCGGGCCGTCCGGGAACGAATGGCCCAGGCCCAAAAAGACCTTCCCCCGGGACTCACCCTGGCCATGAACTTCGACACGACTCGGTTCATCGAGGAATCCACGCACGAACTTCTTCTGACCCTGGGGCTCTCGGCCTTGCTCACCTCCGCCGTGTGCTGGCTCTTTTTGGGGTCCTGGAGCTCGGCCATGAACGTGATCTTGGCCATCCCCACCTCCATCGTCGGTTCCTTTTTGATTTTGTACTTCATGGGGTTCACGCTTAACACCTTCACGCTCTTGGGTCTCTCGCTGTGCATCGGCATTGTGGTGGACGACGCCATCATGGTCCTGGAAAACATCGTCCGCTACAGGGAAAAGGGCCTGTCCCGCATCAAGGCCGCCATCGTGGGGGCCCGGGAGATCACTTTCGCGGCCATGGCCGCCACCGTCGCCATTCTCGCCATTTTCGTTCCGGTGGTGTTCATGAAGGGAATCATCGGAAAATTTTTCTTCCAATTCGGCGTCACGCTGTCCGTCGCGGTGGTGTTGTCCTTGTTGGAGGCGCTCACGCTGGCGCCCATGCGGTGCTCCCAATTTTTGGAAGTGGGCCACTCCTCCCGGGTGGGCCGCGCGATGGACGCGCTTATGGAACGGTTGACCCGATGGTATTCGACGGGGTTGGCCTGGAGCCTGCGCTGGCGTTGGTGGGTGTGCGGAACCGCGACGTTCATTTTCGCCGGTTCGATGTTTTTGGTGGGCGGCCTTAAAAAGGAATTCGTGCCCTCCCAAGACCAAAGCCGCTTTTTGGTTCGACTTCAGACCCCCTTGGGCTCCTCCATCGAAACCACCGACGCCGTTTTTAAAAAAGCGGAGGACATCGTTTCCCAGCGCCCCGAACTGGACCGGTATTTCGGCGCCATCGGCGGGTTTGGCGGGGGCGATGTCAACTCCGCCATGATGTTCCTGACGCTCAAGGATCCCGCCAAGCGGCCCATCACGCCGCCCTACAAGGGTCCCGTGACCCAGGCCGACGTGATGGAATATATTCGAAGCCAATTTAAAGCCATTCCCGGGGTGCAGCGCGTGGCCGTCCAGGATTTGTCCCAGCAGGGATTCTCGGCTCAGCGCGGGTTCCCCGTCGAATTCACCATTCGAGGTCCCGATTGGGACAAATTGGGCGAACTGGCCGGAATTCTTGAAAAACGCATGGAAGCCACGGGCCTGATGATTGACGCCGACACCGATTACCGGGTGGGCATGCCGGAAGTCCGCGTCGTGCCGGACCGGGACAAGTCCTCCGGCCGGGGGGTCACGGTGGAATCCATCGCCAACACCATCAACGCCATGATCGGCGGGGTGCGGGCCGGGAAATACACCAAGGGCGGCAAACGCTACGACATTCGACTGCGCCTGGTGGCCGACGAACGCCGGCGCCCCGACGATATTCAGAAAATTTTCGTGCGCAACGACCGGGGCGAAGTGATCCCGCTCTCGCAAGTCGTGTCGATCAACGAAAAACCCACGCTTCTCACCATCAATCGCCGGGACCGGGAGCGGGCCGTGGGCCTTTTCGCCAACGTGGCCGCCGGCAAATCCCAAGGGGAGGCGATCAACGCCGTGACGGCCCTGGGGCGGGAAATTTTGCCCGAAGGCTACCGCCTGGTCCTTTCCGGAAGCGCCAAAACCTTTAAGGAGTCTTTCTCCAGCCTCTTGTTCGCCTTGGTGTTGGGTCTGTTCGTGGCTTACATGGTCTTGGGCGCCCAGTTCAACAGCTTCATTCACCCGGTCACGGTCCTCCTGGCCTTGCCCTTCAGCGTCACCGGGGCCTTTTTGGCCCTGCGATTGACGGGCATCTCCCTAAACGTCTACAGTCTGATCGGTTTGCTGTTGCTGATGGGGCTTGTGAAGAAAAACTCCATTTTGCTCGTGGACTTCACCAACGAACGCCGCGTCCGCGGACTCGGCGTTCGGGAAGCTCTGATGGACGCCTGCCCCGTCCGGCTTCGGCCCATTTTGATGACGTCGGTTTCGACCATTGTGGGGGCGATTCCGGCGGCCCTGGCCTTCGGTCCCGGCGCGGAAACGACCCGGCCCATGGCCGTGGTTGTGATCGGAGGCATGCTGGTGTCGACGATTTTGACCCTCTTTGTCGTTCCCAGCGCCTACAGTTTGCTGGCCAATCTTCAAAGCCACGCCCACGACCGGGATTTGAAGGAAGCGCTCAAGGAATTGGGCGAACTGAAGGAAGCGGTGGAATGA
- a CDS encoding TolC family protein, whose product MRRWAAVLLLLGGATSRAEEAPAALSLRDCFRRAAEKSETLALGETDVRQVENQYALVRAGVLPQVGFRASETWQDASGRSDSSSNPPRVRRSESGFYGRQTLFAGFREFAGMRAQSALRDSRQWGLARARQLLYADVAEVYYTVLAYDADRMALTTLGDLTDKRIADLTHRVRIGRSREGERLSVRSQRATLEARRRRAEGLRSSALEVLSVLVGETVLAVAEEPGDLPAPEPVARWMEKLPARPDLAASERSVEAARFLYRARRREIWPSLVAAGNYYTQRSGGNAPIDWDATLSLDLPLFRGGAWRYGVRVAADDAEAARWRLARDRRSAESELRARYAELLSARSETEALLSAAELAEANYNAQVRDYGLGLVTNLDVLTAMDTFQEAKLSYDRRRLDARLGALRVAVAAGDVPEAAP is encoded by the coding sequence GTGAGGCGGTGGGCGGCGGTTTTACTGTTGCTGGGGGGGGCGACGTCCCGGGCCGAAGAAGCCCCCGCGGCCCTGTCCCTTCGGGACTGTTTCCGTCGGGCCGCCGAGAAAAGCGAAACGTTGGCCCTGGGTGAAACGGACGTCCGCCAGGTGGAAAACCAATACGCTCTCGTTCGGGCCGGGGTGCTGCCCCAGGTCGGTTTTCGCGCCTCGGAAACCTGGCAGGACGCCTCCGGGCGTTCCGATTCTTCGAGCAATCCGCCCCGGGTCCGCCGGTCCGAATCCGGGTTTTACGGACGGCAAACGTTGTTTGCCGGGTTCCGCGAGTTTGCCGGGATGCGGGCGCAATCGGCGCTCCGGGATTCCCGTCAATGGGGTTTGGCCCGGGCCCGCCAATTGCTCTACGCCGACGTGGCCGAGGTTTATTACACCGTGCTGGCTTACGACGCGGACCGGATGGCCCTCACCACCTTGGGCGACTTGACGGACAAGCGGATCGCGGATTTGACCCACCGGGTCCGCATCGGCCGGTCCCGGGAGGGGGAACGGCTTTCGGTCCGTTCCCAGCGGGCGACTTTGGAAGCGCGGCGTCGGCGGGCCGAGGGGCTTCGATCCTCCGCCCTGGAAGTTTTAAGCGTGTTGGTGGGCGAAACGGTTTTGGCCGTGGCCGAAGAGCCCGGCGACCTCCCCGCCCCGGAACCCGTGGCTCGTTGGATGGAAAAACTTCCCGCCCGCCCGGACTTGGCCGCCTCGGAGCGGTCGGTCGAGGCGGCGCGGTTCCTTTATCGGGCCCGACGGCGTGAAATCTGGCCCAGTCTGGTCGCGGCCGGCAATTACTATACCCAACGGTCCGGCGGAAACGCGCCCATCGACTGGGACGCGACCTTGTCCTTGGATTTGCCCCTCTTCCGGGGCGGGGCGTGGCGGTACGGGGTGCGCGTCGCGGCGGACGACGCCGAGGCGGCCCGGTGGCGCCTGGCCCGGGACCGCCGTTCGGCGGAATCCGAGCTCCGCGCCCGTTACGCCGAGCTTCTGTCGGCCCGTTCGGAGACCGAGGCCCTTTTGTCGGCCGCGGAACTGGCGGAAGCCAACTACAACGCCCAAGTGCGGGACTACGGCCTGGGGCTCGTGACCAATTTGGACGTCTTGACCGCCATGGACACCTTCCAGGAGGCGAAACTCTCCTACGACCGTCGGCGGCTCGACGCCCGGCTGGGAGCCCTTCGCGTGGCCGTGGCGGCCGGGGACGTTCCGGAGGCGGCGCCATGA
- a CDS encoding helix-turn-helix transcriptional regulator — protein METRDYHALTMDEIARRSGIAKGSLYLHFKTKEDLFRELAETVHRDLGESFCQTLGATAPGRDRVRGLIRAQLAFFETHRGLFLQVFQGNLPCLWRGPHRPMELVKSLINEMAKAINEGARLGHFRRGHAEEAAIGLFGLIRGFVFVHIAGDMAGSLLSRTEAVWELFSRGVCP, from the coding sequence TTGGAAACCCGGGATTACCACGCCTTGACCATGGACGAAATCGCCCGTCGATCGGGCATCGCCAAGGGCAGTCTTTATCTCCACTTTAAAACCAAGGAAGACCTTTTTCGCGAATTGGCCGAAACCGTCCACCGAGACCTGGGCGAATCGTTTTGCCAAACGCTCGGCGCCACCGCGCCCGGCCGGGACCGTGTGCGCGGTCTGATTCGGGCCCAACTGGCTTTTTTTGAAACCCACCGTGGGTTGTTCCTGCAGGTCTTTCAGGGAAATCTGCCTTGTCTGTGGCGGGGCCCCCACCGGCCCATGGAATTGGTGAAGTCCCTCATCAACGAAATGGCGAAGGCCATCAACGAAGGGGCCCGGCTCGGGCATTTCCGCCGGGGCCACGCCGAGGAAGCCGCCATCGGATTGTTCGGATTGATCCGGGGTTTCGTTTTCGTCCACATCGCGGGGGACATGGCGGGGTCGCTCCTTTCCCGGACCGAGGCGGTTTGGGAACTCTTCAGCCGGGGGGTCTGCCCGTGA
- a CDS encoding AAA family ATPase, whose translation MSFFRRFKIFWMNNWVNLTIIVSLILLLVLSIWGLFALESFYRTLTLATLPLNLLMAVMNALVFVYLYTHVLQGGFGKMGRKMQINADDFKVTFKDVIGLENAKKEAMEVVALLKDRARVKAIGGSIIKGLLMVGPPGTGKTLLAKAIATEAGIPFLSIAGSEFVEVFVGVGASRVRKLFKKARQLAYAHGACIVFLDELDVIGRGRHFNSFGGGEETNSTQNQLLVEMDGLGEKQENVIVIGATNAAEGILDKALLRPGRFDRKIFVDLPNLDERVGLFRYYLRKIVHDPAIDIGRLARRCVQKSPADIMNICKESALIATRDKRAQITYRDISEAIERIDLGVAHPLSMNAQEREATAYHEAGHLLVLYNMHPTDDVFKASIIHRGGALGVVYHTPREELHSSTKDQILADIKVSLGGYMGEKIKYGVTSNGVAADFANAMGKAHTMVWRLGMGSNGYLGDYGIIPEHQLSDDIKTKLNQETYGILHQCAKEVEEFLRREWTLVDRFAQELVKRSELEYDDIHAIFAEYGKAREQVPIQTVTLDAPPAAPGA comes from the coding sequence ATGTCTTTTTTTCGCCGTTTCAAAATATTCTGGATGAACAACTGGGTCAACCTCACGATCATCGTGTCGTTGATCCTCCTGCTGGTGCTCTCCATTTGGGGTCTCTTCGCCCTCGAATCCTTCTACCGTACCCTCACCCTGGCCACCCTGCCGCTCAACTTGCTCATGGCGGTGATGAACGCGTTGGTGTTCGTCTACCTCTACACCCACGTGCTCCAGGGCGGTTTCGGGAAAATGGGCCGGAAGATGCAGATCAACGCCGACGATTTCAAGGTGACCTTTAAAGATGTGATCGGCCTGGAGAACGCCAAAAAGGAGGCCATGGAAGTCGTGGCCCTTCTAAAAGACCGGGCGCGGGTCAAAGCCATCGGGGGCAGCATCATCAAAGGCCTCCTCATGGTGGGTCCCCCGGGAACCGGGAAGACTCTCTTGGCGAAGGCCATCGCGACGGAGGCGGGGATTCCCTTTCTCTCCATCGCCGGCTCGGAGTTTGTGGAGGTGTTCGTCGGGGTGGGCGCCAGCCGCGTGCGAAAGCTGTTCAAGAAAGCGCGCCAATTGGCCTATGCTCACGGGGCCTGCATCGTGTTCCTCGACGAGTTGGACGTCATCGGGCGGGGACGTCATTTTAATTCCTTCGGCGGCGGCGAAGAAACCAACAGCACCCAAAATCAGCTTTTGGTGGAAATGGACGGATTGGGGGAAAAGCAGGAAAACGTGATCGTGATCGGAGCCACCAACGCGGCCGAAGGCATCTTGGACAAAGCCCTCCTCCGCCCCGGACGGTTCGACCGAAAAATTTTTGTCGACCTTCCCAATCTGGACGAGCGGGTCGGCCTTTTCCGGTATTATCTCCGCAAGATCGTTCACGACCCCGCCATCGACATCGGCCGCCTGGCCCGCCGTTGCGTTCAGAAATCGCCGGCGGACATCATGAACATCTGCAAAGAGTCGGCCCTGATCGCGACCCGAGACAAACGCGCCCAGATTACCTACCGGGACATTTCCGAAGCCATCGAGCGGATCGACCTGGGCGTGGCCCACCCGCTCTCCATGAACGCCCAGGAACGGGAGGCCACCGCCTACCACGAGGCCGGTCATTTGCTGGTTCTTTACAACATGCACCCGACCGATGACGTCTTCAAAGCGTCGATCATTCACCGGGGCGGCGCCCTGGGCGTCGTTTACCACACCCCCCGGGAAGAATTGCATTCCTCCACCAAAGATCAAATCCTGGCGGACATCAAGGTGTCCCTCGGAGGCTACATGGGGGAAAAGATCAAGTACGGCGTCACCTCCAACGGCGTGGCGGCGGATTTCGCCAACGCCATGGGAAAAGCCCACACCATGGTGTGGCGTTTGGGCATGGGGTCCAACGGGTATCTCGGCGATTACGGGATCATTCCCGAACACCAGCTCTCCGACGATATCAAGACCAAATTGAACCAGGAAACCTACGGCATCCTCCATCAATGCGCCAAAGAGGTCGAGGAATTCCTTCGTCGGGAGTGGACCCTGGTGGACCGCTTCGCCCAGGAATTGGTCAAACGAAGCGAATTGGAATACGATGACATTCACGCCATCTTCGCCGAATACGGCAAGGCCCGGGAACAGGTGCCCATTCAAACCGTTACCCTCGATGCGCCTCCGGCCGCTCCTGGCGCTTAG
- a CDS encoding response regulator, whose translation MPAKILIAEDDPNILGLLSVFLSGLGYEVSLARDGQEALEMAAQVKPDLLIADVMMPRMNGFKLVNTLTSERHDIPMPKVIMLTSLADQENVQRGMSVGADVYIPKPFNLEDVAARVKELLGAAGV comes from the coding sequence ATGCCCGCCAAAATCCTGATTGCCGAAGACGATCCGAACATTTTGGGTCTGTTGTCCGTATTCCTCAGTGGGTTGGGTTACGAAGTGTCCCTGGCGCGGGACGGCCAGGAAGCGTTGGAGATGGCCGCCCAAGTCAAGCCGGACCTGTTGATCGCGGACGTCATGATGCCCCGCATGAACGGTTTTAAATTGGTGAACACCCTCACCAGCGAACGGCACGACATCCCCATGCCCAAGGTGATCATGCTCACCTCCCTGGCGGACCAGGAAAACGTCCAACGGGGCATGAGCGTCGGGGCGGACGTTTACATCCCCAAACCCTTCAACCTGGAAGACGTTGCCGCCCGGGTGAAGGAACTTTTGGGCGCCGCGGGGGTCTAA
- a CDS encoding response regulator has protein sequence MAAPNPKERILVVDDEPHLLDLIVDLLTDDGYTVDGVASGTAAIHAARQQEYHAALLDYNLGDMTGLALAKELRRLQEDLNVILMTAHASLDMAVKAIQADVYDYLIKPIDSNHLKRSLANALEKNRLSVENKRLVQTLTKANDGLERASELKSKFLSIVTHDLRTPLASIRGYAQLLQFQRGLSPEQATQFLNIIIAESDHMGDLVSDLMDVVSIEAGKLRIEKTPIVFNDLLQQVASRMKPLAEQKKIVLTTSLEAGELPPLSLDRRRIDQVLTNLIGNAFKHTPAGGQVAVTGRRGGETLRLEVTDTGEGIPREALARVFDQFFQVEAHASKKEGLGLGLTIAREIIHAHGGEIGAESEGAGRGAKFWFTLPLAPAPAPSAPAPA, from the coding sequence ATGGCGGCCCCCAATCCCAAAGAACGGATCCTGGTGGTGGACGACGAACCCCACCTCCTGGACCTGATCGTGGACCTTTTGACCGACGACGGCTACACGGTGGACGGCGTGGCGAGCGGCACCGCCGCCATCCACGCCGCCCGCCAGCAGGAGTACCACGCCGCCCTCCTGGACTACAACCTGGGGGACATGACGGGACTGGCCCTGGCCAAGGAATTGCGCCGGCTGCAGGAGGATTTGAACGTCATCTTGATGACGGCCCACGCCTCCCTGGACATGGCGGTCAAGGCGATCCAGGCGGACGTGTACGACTATCTCATCAAGCCCATCGACTCCAACCACTTGAAACGTTCCCTGGCCAACGCCCTGGAAAAGAACCGGCTCTCCGTCGAGAACAAACGACTGGTGCAGACCCTCACCAAGGCCAACGACGGGTTGGAGCGGGCCAGCGAACTGAAATCCAAATTCCTTTCCATCGTCACACACGACCTGCGAACCCCCCTGGCCTCCATCCGGGGCTACGCCCAACTGCTTCAATTCCAGCGGGGGCTGTCGCCCGAGCAGGCGACCCAGTTCCTCAACATCATCATCGCCGAATCGGACCACATGGGGGATTTGGTGTCGGATTTGATGGACGTGGTGAGCATCGAGGCGGGCAAACTTCGGATCGAAAAGACGCCCATCGTTTTTAACGATCTCCTGCAACAGGTGGCCTCCCGGATGAAACCCCTGGCCGAGCAGAAGAAAATCGTCCTGACGACCTCCCTGGAAGCCGGGGAATTGCCGCCGCTGTCCCTCGACCGCCGGAGGATCGACCAGGTGCTGACCAATTTGATCGGCAACGCCTTTAAACACACCCCGGCCGGCGGACAGGTGGCGGTCACGGGCCGCCGCGGCGGCGAAACGCTTCGACTCGAGGTGACGGACACGGGCGAAGGGATCCCCAGGGAGGCGCTCGCCCGGGTGTTCGATCAGTTTTTCCAGGTGGAAGCCCACGCCTCCAAAAAAGAAGGGCTCGGGCTCGGCCTCACCATCGCCCGGGAAATCATCCACGCTCACGGCGGGGAGATCGGGGCCGAATCCGAGGGCGCCGGCCGCGGCGCCAAATTCTGGTTTACCCTGCCCCTGGCCCCGGCGCCCGCCCCGTCGGCCCCCGCCCCCGCCTAA